CATCCGCGATCGCCTCCCCTTGTGCCCTGCCATCAGCCAAGTCAATCGCGCCAATCGCCTGTCTCGGCATTCCCGCCCCATCTTCACTTTTTCCAGGGTTGGCCGTGACTGGTGCTGAAGGCGGATCTTCTGCTTTGAGAGTGAGGCTAGCTAGCGCCGCTTTAGAAACTTGACTGTTGCTGGTCGTGGACTTGGTGATGACACCATTGGCGGCAATGTCTTCGGTTTCAATGGTCGTTCCTTTGGTCGTTTCTGTCGTCGTCACCACTTTTTTGATGACAGTCGCTCCCGTCTGCCACTTCGTTAAAACTGTTGTCTCCACCTTGCCGCGCTCAATGGTTTTATTGGTGATAGTGGTAATNGGTTGTGGTTGTGCCGTCGGTGTTCTTTTTGGTATCAGCCGTGGTAACAGTAGCTTCCGTTTTCTTGGGCGAACGGTTGGCGTATTGTCGGCGGTGGTCGTGGAGGGCTTTGATTTTACATTCCCCACAACTGGCGGCGCGGCTGCCCCTGTCACACCATTGGGAGTTTTCCCCGTTCCTGCCTTATCCTCAGTTTTTTGTTGTTCCACCTTCCCAGTCTGGCGGTCAATCACTGCCTTAGATGCAGCTGCGGGAGTGGGGGGAGAGGTGGCAGATGCGCCGGAAGCTGAAGTGCGATCGCCCCTGGCTTTATCGCCAAATCGGAGGTTGATCACATTTTCCCAATCAATGACAATCCCTGTGTACTCAGGTCTGCCACTGGGTTTTAGTATGAGCTTATTCTTCTCATCTTTGACGGTATAGCCAATTGAGCGGCATTGCCGCAACAGGAGTTCGTAAGCGGTGATGCCTGTTTGGTCAAGAAACTGATACGTTGGGCCGTTACCTTCCATCTCCAGCTTCAGATTGTGCTGCCGACATACAATTTCTGCCAGTTGACGCAGGGTGACGTTTTCAAAGCTTTTGTTCTCAGTCCGCCTGGTCATCAGCCAGCGAATGCTTTGCCCTGTAAATACGGTGACATCTTTTTCACCTTTGGCTGAATCAGTAGCGACATGGATGAAGTGGTAGGCGATTAGCTGCGATGGCTCAAACCCCAATTCGATGATGATTTCAGTCCCCTTAATGCTAGTTTCTTGTGGCGGCGTGACCGCTTGTATTTGAGTTTGGGGTGGCTGCGGCTGCGTTTCTGGGGTCATCGTCCGCTTGGAATTTTGGATACTCCAGATTATGGGGAGTGTTCCAGTTCGTCTGTCGGTTGTGCCACTGCTGTATTTGCCGTCGGCAACATACATTCCTGAATCATAGTGCTGAGAGCCAGCAAGCAGATACGGCGATGGTCGCCCTTTAAACAAATACCCCAGCCCGTTGTATTGCTCCAAAAACCAGCACAAGTCAGGGATAGAACCCCAATTCACACCCTTAAAACGATTATCTGAAGTCAGCGCATCGATGGCGGCTTGCTCAAAAGTGTAGGGAGGAGCAACACCGGGAATCCTCCCGGCTGGCACGCGCACGGTTTTGCGCTGGAGTGAATCGCCGTTGGCAATATTTTGGTTGAAATTGTAGGAACACTCTCTGTAGTGAATCGCCGCAATCACGTACCACGGCACACCAGTTTTAGCAGATATAGTCTGGTATCTCGACTGGTTAGCGATCGCTTGCTGTGCCGCCTCTTTTACTAGCCCCAGGCGATCAGGGCGGATGGACATTGTTGACCAAACACGATTGTAGTAATCGGCTTGAGCAGATTTCGAGCGACCAGTAGGACGGGTAAGGATTGCCGCGCCGCCTGATGTGGAAGTGGGGAGGGTTGCGTCAGATGTTGTTGATGTTGTGGGTGTAGCAGTGGCGGCTTGCTGTTTGGAGGAAGATAGCAGTTCTGGCGGTACTTCAATGCCCCCACTGGTAAACGATATTTGTTGGAATTTTCCGCCAATTACTAAACCTGGATCGTAGATTGAGAACGATCCACGGCTCGACCTTTCGCTTTCGCCAAGTTCTACGCTCACTTCGAGCAAGAAGCGATCGCCTGATTCAAAAACACTCTCACCAATTCGACAACGACAAAAGGGGGCAATTAGGCGCACGGCGAAACACAGTTACAACGCTCCTATAATTCCCTTATTTTACACGGACACTTTGTCATTGACACGGACAAAATTAGGTGATTAAATATAAATATGAGGCAAAGGGATGCGACCCCAAAGCCTTATAAAACAACCTATTCAAGAGGATCTTAGCATGGGACTTTTAAACAAAAACACTGGGGTAATAAAAAAGAGGGTAGATTTCCAAAACCCAGAAACACAAAAAGCTTTAAAAAATCTGGTCGAATTTTTAAAGAATAATTTCGGACTACCAGAAGGAGAAAGTTATCAAGCAATCGCCGAAGATGCAATTGCAGAAGCAATTCAACAGCCTTTTATAGTCAGCAGTGGGCATCTGCATGAGGATATTTATAGCCGTGCTTTAAATGTTTGCCAGTCGTTCGCAGGTGACGAAGAGTTTGAAGACGAAGACGAACAAGTGATAAGTGAACCCGAACTAGAAGATGTAAATCATGCTATAGATTCGTTGAATTTATCTGGATCGGAAAAACAAATCAAATGGGCTTTCGATATCGCCCACAAATCAGCAGCAGATATTGCTGCTGCTTGGAAGAAGAAAGATTTCTCCCTGCCCACTTCTGCAAAATGGTGGATCGACAATCGAGACAATATTGATGCGGGATTAGCAAAATTATGAGCCGCAAGGGAGAGACAATCACTCTCTCCCTCTCTGCCGAAGAAAAGCAACAGTTAGAGCAGATTGCTTTAGATTTCGGGCAGACATGGGGAGAAGATCCGAATATTTCCAAGCTAATGCGTGCGATCGCAAAGGGAGAATTGAAGGTTTGCTGGGGCGATGAAGAGTCCCCAATGACCAATAAGCAACGCAATGCCATGAAAGGCGCGATCGCTTTAATTCAAGAAGGTTTGAGCAAATTAATCAAATTGATTTAATTTGGAGTAATTGTGGTTAAGAAAAAAGCTGAAGATCCAAATAGTGGAGATCGCCAGTATTGCGGTGGCACTGGAGCGTACATCGAAAAAGACAAGGGTGGAGAATATAAAGCGGCTGAAGATTGCCCATTTTGTAATGGCGGTGGTGAAGCTAGTATTTATGATGCTAAACGGCAGTTGAACACGAGTGGAAACCACGCCAGATGCTCCACTTGGGGAAACCCCAAGACCGCACTAGCTCCCCAAGACCACACTGCCTCAAGAAAGCTAAACTTGTCCGCCTAACAACCACTTCACCAACTGCACTGGCTTGCCGTCGTAACTCGAAACTTGTTCTTGTGTCTTGGTCAGCGTCGTTTCCACATCTCCCAAAACCCCATTCACATCACCCAGCAATTTCAGGGCATCTGCCGCATATCCCTGCAAGTTGCTGGGTAATTGCGTTTGTAGGGTAGTGAGCGTATTGGTCGCTGTATCAAGCGTTTCGCCAATCTGCGACAACACCGGACGGGCATAGTTGAGGATTTGGGAGGTGTCGGGCAACTCCAAATCCAGCCCTTCCACCAATTCCCCAAATACGTCGATATCGGGGTTGAGGTCGAGCAGTTCGGTGAAGCGGGTAACGTCGCCATTAAAGATTTGAGAGGCGATCGCGGCTATGGTGTCTCCAGATTTGGTTTTGGTCATTTTATAGATCGGGGATATTGACTGTAAGCCCTGCTAGCGGATGTGTGCCACCTCATCTGGTTTACCTGATTCAGAGCTAAATTGATAGCGACTTACAACGCTAGGTCTAAATGTTGGTCTTTCCATATCACCGTTGAAATCCCAGCCTGCACCAACAATATTTCTGTAAGGACGAACATACAAAGCGTGACCAGCTTGGGCAATCAAAAAAATAACCGACTATTTGCTCGTTTTTTTCGATGGGTAATAACTTAGACATAGTATTTTAATTTGTTTGTGTAACTGGCTATCTGGCGGAATCCGCCAGATACATTTGTTCATGCTTAAGGTGCTTTACCACCAGTCACCAGAGGAATTGTGGTTACACTTTGCCCCGTCTTAGCCTGAAATCCATCCCATGTAAGGACTGTACCAAGACTCTTACCACCAACTCCAACCATTGCAACTGCGCCACTGTTGGCATCAGTCGATAACTTATATTTGTTTCCCCGAATCGCTGCCTGGACATCAGCCGCCCATTGCTTGATATTGGTTTCGAGGTATTTCTTGGCATGAGCCGCCGCATCAGTGCGTTGCCTATCAGTCAGTGGCAATCTAGGTTTGCCCTGCTTCTCGCGGGTTGCCTTGGCAGTTTCCATCCCCTTAGTTTTTTGCTGCTCAATTTCTCCCCGCGATATCACCTTGGGAACTTCCTTTAGTTCTAGCCCCAGCTTTACCGATGCTGGCTCACCTCCTAACCACGCCGATTCCTCCCACTGCACATTAGTCAGCACACACGGGCCAAATTCCCTTGTCCCCATCTGGAATTTGAGAATGGGAGGAGCGTATTTTTTATTCTTGATATCTGCTTCTAGTAGCAAATTTATCCCTTCAAGCAGTGGTCGTAGAGATTTGCCGCAGTACCAAGTTTGCAGGATGAGGTCAGGGATTGAGAGAGTTTGCCCTGTGGTAGCGGCGTATTGAATTTCTGATCGCTGCGATGCCAGTGGTGAAATCTCGGTGTATTTGGCTTCCCGGCTAAATCTCAGCGATTGGGGATTGACCAGAAATACCCATAAAGGCTTGGGGGTATTACCGGAGATATCGTACTCCAGCAAAACCGCCGCGATCGCCTTCGATTCTTTGCTGGCAGTAGCTAGAGTTGTGTAAGCCAGATCATTGAAACGCATTAGTAGGTGTAGCCAACCAGCAATTTAACTGAATCGAAATCGCTACATTCTGCACTAAACACACGTTCAAAGTCTGCAAATTCTGGAGTTGATAAAACAATGCATCCCAGACTACCAGGTTGGTTGGCATCTTTATGAATCAACAGATCGCTTCTCTTCACGCCAAGTTTAGTTTCAACTGTAAAGGGTGTAATTGGGTATCCATTACCTTCGACTCCTTTGACGTGCTTCAAGTCAACTGGCTTGGTAGCAACTTTGTAAAAATCTATTGGCGTTTTCATCTCGTATGTTGGCGGAATTACTCCCCCGCCTTGTTTACTCCAATCTCCTGTCCCTTGATATTGCCCTAGTCCTGATGTCGCAATCCATCTGCCTACGATTCCTTTCTCGTAGTCGCACAAAAACAAGCGCCCACGGTTAAGTTGTGGTGTCTCGTCCAACTGCATAGCAAAGAATAGCAAAGGCTGTTTTAGCATGATTTTCTTTTTTTCTTCTTTGCCTTAAAATTCCCTAAGCTAGTTGCCCTTCTTGCTGCTGGGCATACATGATTTCGAGTTGCTCCAGTGCAAGGCGCGCGATCGCCACAGGGTCATTCACCCCATAAACGTTAATGACTGGGGAAAAAACTGTGCTTTTAGCGGATGACCCAACGGCAGCACTACCCTGCATTAAGCGCCCCATCTGTGCCGGGGTCAAAATGAATTCTGAGCTATTTGCCACAACTGGACTTGCGCCAGATGGCATATTACGAGATTCAGTAGCGAAGGCTCCCAGCAATCCACCACTTGCTGTAGGGATGTGCCCCTTGTAAAAGCCGAGTAAATTGGTGGCTCCAGAAGCGATATTTTGTCCCAAGTTAAAAGCAGTTTGCCCAGCGCCAATAACTGCGCTGCTGGCAGTGCCAATAGGATTAGAAACAGCTTGCCCAACACCAGCAACCGCACTGCTAGCAGTCCCAATGGGATTGGTAACGAAATTGTTTAGGGCGGCTACAGGAGCGCTTATTGTACTTTTAGTTTGATTGATAACGCTGCCAATTGCTCCAGTAATCGCCGAGAGTAACTGATTCCACATATCGGCGATCGCATTTCCAATAGTCGCAAAAAAGCTTTGAGTAGAAGTAATAGCAGAGCCAATAGCAGAATGGAATTCTTGAATCGAAGTAGCAGCTAAATTGCCAATATTTTCCCCCAAATTAAATGCAGTTTCGCTTGCGCTGACAAGATAGCTGAAAAATTCAGAGATTGAGTAGCTAACCACTAGAACGACGTTATTCAATCCCTCCAACAGCTTTTCGCCAATTAGATTCCCCAGATTTTCCCCCAAATTAAATGCAGTTTCGCTTGCGCTGACAAGATAGCTGAAAAATTCAGAGATTGAGTAGCTAACCACTAGAACGACGTTATTCAATCCCTCCAGGAGTTTCGCGCCAATACTCAGCAATCCCTTACCAATTTCTGAAATTATGCTGGCTCGGAAGCCGGCGATTAAACCAATAGCAAAAGGGATAGCAGCAAGAGCTAGATTGCCAATGAAGATGAGGATATCGCCCCAAGGTAGATTGATAATAAACTGAATTAATTTGCCTATCAGTTGTCCGCCAAATATCCCAAGCTTTACCCCTATCACGCCAAAGCCAATAGCCCCGCCACCACTAGATAAAATCTTGCCTGAAGAGGCAACAAGCCATGAGAAGAATTGACCAATCCAAGTGTTCACACCACTTAATAATTTTTCCAGTCCATTTAGTATTGCATCTGGCTTGAAAAACTTCTGCGCCCCTCCCATCATTCCTCGGAAGCTGCTAACTAAAATATCTGGTTTGATAAAACTTTGAATTGAATTGATTAATTTTTGGAAGCTACCAAGAATAAAATCAGGATTAAAAATTTTAGTTATAATCGCGCTAGCTCCAGTTATTCCTCCCCCTGCACCCTTCGCGAGATTAGCAAGATTGGTAGCAAAGCTTGATGCCTTTTTTACCCATTCAGTAAAAATATTAATGCCGTTGTAAAGTACTAGCATCGGGTCAACACTCGGCACTCCCAAGGCTTGCAATATACTAGCTCCAGCATCAAAAAAGCTCATCATTGCTTTGATACTGCTAGCTACTGCGGTCATTACCGTCTGGTTGCCCTCATCTTTTGTCAAATCTCGTAACAGCCCAAATACGCCAGATTTGGGGTCGAAAATACTTGATTCAATGCCGGCCAACAAGCCATCAACTGTGTTCGATGCAGCGTCAATTACATCTTTTGAAATAAATTGCTCAGATACAGCTTGAACTAGTTCCAATCGCTGCTTAGAGGTCATTGTCTTGAAGTCTTTCTCAGTTTTTCCCTGCTTTTCTAAGGCTTCCTTGAATTTTCCCATAAACGCAGGGTTGTTGTCAGCAAATAGCAGCTGCTTGGCTGAAGCGACATTACCATCTAGCAATCTAGCGGTGAACATACCCACCGCCTGAGCATCCGTCCCAGATGATATTCCCATCAACGTCATTTTCTTGGTGATATCGACCAAGTTCTCTTGAAATTTGCCTTGGTCAAGCACCCCATTGGCATCTTTAAAGGCGGGAATAACATTATCCATGATGGAGTTGGCTACCTTATTGTAGTCCTTGGTCGCTCCTGGTAGTGCTCCTGCTACAAGTGATATTTCCTTACTGAAATCTGAGACGAATTTTGAGGATTCCTGAAAGGATTTACCAGTTAGCGCTGCGAATGTGGAAGCGGCAGACACATCTCCCATCTCAATCGTTTTAGCTTCCTCGAATTTCTGCCCCATAAGAGACGCAGCATTACCCACTAGTGATAAAGCTTGTCCCAAGAGATTAGCTTGGATGATGCCGCCAGCGATCGCGCTAGTAAGACTTTGTGTTCCTCCAGACGCAGTATTTGCAGAACGCCCAAGTCCCCCCATCGCCGCGCCAATTCTACCAAATGCGCTAGTAGCGGCGGCAGCTCCAGCAACTCTAACTATTAAATCGACTAAGCTACTTGCCACGAACCCATGCCTTTCTTTCGCTTTCTACTGCCTCTACATGAATTGCCACCATACTCTGTAGGGTATCAAGAGGTATTTCCTTGTAGTCCTTCAAATTGCTGAAAGATTTACCGTTGAGATGATAGACAATTCGCAAAAAGCTATCCTCGTCAATCGCCTTTAGGTTTGGGGC
This portion of the Nostoc sp. GT001 genome encodes:
- a CDS encoding peptidoglycan DD-metalloendopeptidase family protein; translated protein: MRLIAPFCRCRIGESVFESGDRFLLEVSVELGESERSSRGSFSIYDPGLVIGGKFQQISFTSGGIEVPPELLSSSKQQAATATPTTSTTSDATLPTSTSGGAAILTRPTGRSKSAQADYYNRVWSTMSIRPDRLGLVKEAAQQAIANQSRYQTISAKTGVPWYVIAAIHYRECSYNFNQNIANGDSLQRKTVRVPAGRIPGVAPPYTFEQAAIDALTSDNRFKGVNWGSIPDLCWFLEQYNGLGYLFKGRPSPYLLAGSQHYDSGMYVADGKYSSGTTDRRTGTLPIIWSIQNSKRTMTPETQPQPPQTQIQAVTPPQETSIKGTEIIIELGFEPSQLIAYHFIHVATDSAKGEKDVTVFTGQSIRWLMTRRTENKSFENVTLRQLAEIVCRQHNLKLEMEGNGPTYQFLDQTGITAYELLLRQCRSIGYTVKDEKNKLILKPSGRPEYTGIVIDWENVINLRFGDKARGDRTSASGASATSPPTPAAASKAVIDRQTGKVEQQKTEDKAGTGKTPNGVTGAAAPPVVGNVKSKPSTTTADNTPTVRPRKRKLLLPRLIPKRTPTAQPQPITTITNKTIERGKVETTVLTKWQTGATVIKKVVTTTETTKGTTIETEDIAANGVITKSTTSNSQVSKAALASLTLKAEDPPSAPVTANPGKSEDGAGMPRQAIGAIDLADGRAQGEAIADEAKRIKGYESEATVITTPEYLAIAPGQIIGISGELVPAPFNREWRVSSVSHKFPGGVTQLQFYTPQAAPAVESAPVATAAGTTAIASVAAPGKFIFPVPKGAQSIGDGLGTRPGRKPGYLHKILDVAAPMGTPFVAMADGIVTAVKLRNGGAGNMITIQYGGGYESTYMHCMDGGILAQQGQQVKQGQVVAKCGSTGDSSGPHLHLRFLLNGSPCLLSQVGIDVLKIGLPVQRFNKTCDKY